In the genome of Oncorhynchus masou masou isolate Uvic2021 chromosome 26, UVic_Omas_1.1, whole genome shotgun sequence, one region contains:
- the LOC135515040 gene encoding anoctamin-4-like isoform X3 yields MEVSLAGAPDSPSTQDNVPPHILKDVKLLMESLEGLSTPSKDGDSTLLDPGTSSILDDNTRTDPAPEVGRSRSSGLCFSDGKCHIDYILVYRKSGPQSEKREIFERNIRAEGLQMEKELSVCNSDVIFLKLHAPWEVLCRYAELMNIRMPFRRKIYYMHRRYKFMSRMEKRINRFRGWLPRKPMKFDNNTLPDLEENESFTAPFSRSRIHHFTIHNKDTFFNNATRSRIVHHILQRVKYEEGKDKMGLNRLLSNSSYEAAFPLHEGSYRSKNSIRTHGAENHRHLLYECWAWWGVWYKYQPLDLIRRYFGEKIGLYFAWLGWYTGMLFPAALVGLMVFLYGWFTLDHCQVSKEICQATDIIMCPICDEYCPYLRLSDSCIYAKVTHLFDNGATVFFAVFMAVWATVFLEFWKRRRAVLAYDWDLIDWEEEEEEIRPQFEAKYSKKERMNPISGKPEPYQAFTDKYSRLIVSASGIFFMILVVIAAVFGIVIYRVITVSTFAAFGWALIRNNSQVATTGTAVCINFCIIMLLNVLYEKVALLLTNLEQPRTESEWENSFTLKMFLFQFVNLNSSTFYIAFFLGRFTGRPGAYIRLINRWKLEECHPSGCLIDLCMQMGIIMVLKQTWNNFMELGYPLIQNWWTRRRLRQEHGPNAKASFPQWERDYNLQPMNAYGLFDEYLEMILQFGFTTIFVAAFPLAPLLALLNNIIEIRLDAYKFVTQWRRPLPSQAKDIGIWYGILEGIGILSVITNAFVIAVTSDFIPRLVYAYKYGPCAGQGRAGERCMMGYVNASLSMFRVSDFENTSVPRTDGSDMFGEAVKYCRYRDYREPPDSPGEPYSYTLQFWHVLAARLAFIIVFEHMVFTIKNLIAYLIPDLPKDLRDRMRREKYLIQEMMYEAELERLQKEKNEKKKNSRAHHNALL; encoded by the exons ATGGAGGTGTCCTTGGCTGGGGCTCCTGATTCCCCCAGCACACAGGACAACGTGCCACCCCACA TTTTGAAGGATGTGAAGTTGTTAATGGAGAGTTTGGAGGGGCTGAGCACTCCGTCCAAAGATGGCGACTCAACCCTGCTTGACCCCGGGACCAGTAGCATCCTGGACGACAACACCAGGACTGACCCAGCAccagag gTAGGGAGAAGTAGGTCCAGTGGCTTGTGCTTCAGCGATGGCAAGTGCCACATCGACTACATCCTGGTTTACAGGAAGTCCGGTCCACAGTCGGAGAAGAGGGAAATATTTGAGCGCAACATCCGGGCCGAGGGCTTGCAGATGGAGAAGGAG TTGTCTGTGTGCAACAGTGATGTGATCTTCCTGAAGCTGCATGCTCCCTGGGAGGTGCTGTGTCGCTACGCAGAGCTTATGAACATTCGGATGCCGTTCAG GAGGAAAATCTATTACATGCATCGACGGTACAAGTTCATGAGTAG GATGGAGAAGAGAATCAACAGATTTCGAGGATGGCTGCCTCGCAAACCCATGAAGTTTGACAACAACACCCTTCCTGACCTGGAGGAGAATGAAAGCTTTACCGCCCCCTTCAGTCGCTCCAGAATAcatca TTTCACCATTCACAACAAAGACACGTTCTTCAACAACGCCACCAGGAGTCGCATCGTCCATCATATCTTGCAAAGGGTCAAATATGAGGAGGGCAAAGACAAAATGG GGCTGAATCGTCTTTTGAGCAATAGTTCATACGAAGCAGCTTTTCCCCTTCATGAG gggAGCTACAGAAGTAAGAACTCCATCCGGACGCATGGGGCAGAGAACCACAGACACTTGCTGTATGAATGCTGGGCCTGGTGGGGTGTGTGGTACAAGTACCAGCCACTGGACCTCATAAG GCGGTACTTCGGGGAGAAAATTGGTCTCTATTTTGCCTGGCTGGGTTGGTACACTGGGATGCTGTTCCCTGCGGCGCTGGTTGGGCTCATGGTCTTCCTCTACGGCTGGTTCACCCTAGACCACTGCCAGGTCAG TAAAGAAATCTGCCAGGCCACTGACATCATCATGTGCCCCATATGTGACGAGTACTGCCCCTACCTGAGACTCTCAGACAGCTGCATCTATGCCAAG GTCACCCATCTTTTTGACAACGGAGCAACAGTTTTCTTTGCTGTATTCATGGCTGTGTGGG CAACCGTGTTTCTCGAGTTCTGGAAGAGGCGGCGAGCGGTCCTTGCATATGACTGGGACCTCATTgactgggaggaagaggag GAGGAAATCCGTCCCCAGTTTGAGGCCAAATATTCAAAAAAGGAGAGGATGAACCCCATATCTGGAAAACCTGAGCCGTACCAGGCCTTTACAGACAAGTACAGCCGACTCATCGTCTCAGCTTCTGGAATCTTCTTTATG ATCCTGGTGGTGATCGCTGCCGTCTTCGGCATCGTGATTTACCGCGTGATCACAGTCAGCACTTTTGCCGCCTTCGGCTGGGCTCTCATCAGGAATAACTCTCAGGTGGCCACCACCGGCACAGCCGTGTGCATCAACTTCTGCATCATCATGCTCCTCAATGTG TTGTATGAAAAAGTTGCCCTTCTGCTCACCAATTTAG AGCAGCCGAGGACTGAGTCCGAGTGGGAGAACAGCTTCACCCTGAAGATGTTCCTGTTTCAGTTTGTCAATCTCAACAGCTCTACCTTCTACATAGCTTTTTTCCTGGGCAG GTTCACTGGCCGGCCAGGAGCTTATATCCGCCTCATTAACCGCTGGAAATTGGAAGAG TGCCATCCCAGTGGTTGTTTGATAGATCTCTGCATGCAGATGGGTATCATCATGGTGCTCAAGCAGACCTGGAACAACTTCATGGAGCTGGGCTACCC GCTGATCCAGAACTGGTGGACGCGGCGAAGGCTGAGGCAGGAGCACGGCCCCAACGCCAAGGCCAGCTTCCCGCAGTGGGAGAGGGACTACAACCTGCAGCCCATGAATGCCTACGGACTGTTTGACGAATACCTGGAGATGA tctTACAGTTTGGCTTCACCACCATATTTGTGGCAGCTTTCCCCCTGGCCCCGCTCCTGGCCCTCCTCAACAACATCATCGAGATCCGCCTGGACGCCTACAAGTTTGTCACCCAGTGGAGGAGACCCCTGCCCTCTCAAGCCAAAGACATCG GGATCTGGTACGGCATCCTGGAGGGCATCGGTATCTTGTCCGTCATCACCAACGCCTTTGTCATCGCCGTCACCTCCGACTTCATCCCACGCCTTGTCTACGCATACAAGTATGGCCCGTGTGCCGGGCAGGGCCGGGCCGGGGAGAG GTGCATGATGGGATATGTAAACGCCAGTCTATCGATGTTCAGAGTGTCTGATTTTGAGAACACTTCGGTGCCCAGGACAGATGGATCGGATATGTTTGGAGAAGCAGTGAAGTACTGCAG GTACCGTGACTACAGAGAGCCCCCGGACTCGCCCGGTGAACCATACTCCTACACGCTGCAGTTCTGGCATGTCCTGGCCGCACGGCTGGCCTTCATCATAGTCTTCGAG CACATGGTTTTCACCATCAAGAACCTGATCGCCTACCTGATCCCAGACCTGCCCAAGGACCTGCGTGACCGCATGCGGCGGGAGAAGTACCTGATCCAGGAGATGATGTACGAGGCCGAGCTAGAGAGACTGCAGAAGGAGAAGAACGAGAAGAAGAAGAATTCCAGGGCCCATCATAACGCATTGCTCTGA